GTATAGGAGCATTTCCAAATAACAGCAATAACTTATCGAAAGGACATGTATGAGCGAATTTAAATCCATTATTGAAAAAGCATGGGCCAACAAAGAAGAAATCAGCCTAAGCACTGCAGGCGATGTCCGTAATGCGGTTGACCAAACCCTGGCACAATTAGATAACGGCGAAATTCGTATAGCCGAAAAGCAGAATGATGAATGGATAGTCAATCAATGGGCCAAAAAAGCGATCCTGCTTTCATTCCGCCTCAACGACATGACATTAATCAAAGGCGGTCCTCTCATGGCTAATCATCAAACCTGCTGGTTTGATAAAGTGCCTTCTAAATTTGAAGGCTGGGATGAAGAACGGTTTCGCCAGGCAAAATTCCGCGCCGTTCCAGGTTCGTTTGTGCGCCGAGGTTCCTACATCGGCAAAGATGTGGTGTTGATGCCAAGCTTTGTTAATCTCGGTGCGTATGTGGATGACAATACCATGATCGATACATGGGCAACCGTTGGCAGCTGTGCACAAATTGGCAAAAATTGCCATATTTCTGGAGGAACTGGAATTGGCGGCGTGCTCGAACCTCTCCAAGCAAACCCAGTGATCATTGAAGATAACTGCTTTATCGGTGCACGCAGTGAAGTTGCCGAGGGTGTTATTATAGGCGAAGGTTCTGTGGTTTCTATGGGCGTGTTTATTGGCGCTTCAACAAAAATATATGACCGGGAAACCGGCGAAATTTTCCAAGGAAAAGTGCCACCTTATTCGGTCGTTGTTCCAGGGAATCTTCCTGCTAAAGACCCATCAAAGCCTTCGTTATATGCGGCAGTCATCGTTAAACGGGTGGATGCTAAAACACGAAGCAAAACGTCGATTAATGATTTATTGAGATCCTATACACAGCAATAACCAAGAGCCTTCAACCCTGTTTTTTACAGGGTTGAAGGCTCTTATATACCTGGTATAATGTGAGAATATATTCCTAAGTTTAACAGAACCATATCATCATCAAAATGATGAACGCAAGTCGTTTACCTAACTGGTACGAATGATTGCCCTATAAGCTGAATTATTTGTTGCAATCCACGTCGCAAAAGACAAAAATCTTTTTTATGAGTGGGAAAAGAAATAAACTTATAAATAAGAATCCTGTCTTCGTCAATGGGACACCCGAAACGAGGTTTTAGAGATTGATCAACTTTTTTTGATCTGCAGATAAGTGGTTAAATATGGTTATATCTTTCCCTGATGCTGGTAGCTTGAACGAGGCATGAAAGATGGTTTTTGAGAGCTTACCCAACGCGGTGTTGATCGCGAAACCAAAAGCAGTTATAAAGAACTCAAGACTCTACTTCTAACTGGTACAACGATTGGGAGCACCTCAACACCCGCACAATTCGCCGCGATCAACACCGCATTGGGCATGCCCAATGCGGTGTTGATCGCGAAACCAAAAGCAGTTATAAAGAACTCAAGACTCTACTTCTAACTGGTACAACAATTGGGAGCACGTCATTAATAATAAATATATTATTAAGCAATATTCTATATTTTATTTTTGATATTCCTTCCTGGAACTGGTGATTTATATATTGAACCCTTCACGGGATCCATGGAGCCCAGATGTACACCCTGACTGTTGTACACTTCAATATCATTATGTGTATTATCCCATTCGTAATATTGCTTTCCACTTCCACTTCCTGAAGTTTTAACACGTCAAACTAAGCCAGTATTCATCAAATAATTCAGCACATTTCATGCCATCCCTAAATTCAATAATGGCATTTGCATCATTAATCTGAAAGACAGTTCGGATATCACGCAT
This portion of the Alphaproteobacteria bacterium genome encodes:
- the dapD gene encoding 2,3,4,5-tetrahydropyridine-2,6-dicarboxylate N-succinyltransferase, with the protein product MSEFKSIIEKAWANKEEISLSTAGDVRNAVDQTLAQLDNGEIRIAEKQNDEWIVNQWAKKAILLSFRLNDMTLIKGGPLMANHQTCWFDKVPSKFEGWDEERFRQAKFRAVPGSFVRRGSYIGKDVVLMPSFVNLGAYVDDNTMIDTWATVGSCAQIGKNCHISGGTGIGGVLEPLQANPVIIEDNCFIGARSEVAEGVIIGEGSVVSMGVFIGASTKIYDRETGEIFQGKVPPYSVVVPGNLPAKDPSKPSLYAAVIVKRVDAKTRSKTSINDLLRSYTQQ